In the Desulfovibrio sp. X2 genome, GCACATGCTCTTCTTTCCAGGCTCCACCGTCCCGGTCATCGGCGCGTCCGGGGCCATCGCCGGGGTCATGGGCGCCTACTTCGTGCTCTATCCGCACAGCCGCGTGCTGACGCTCATCCCCATCTTCATCTTTCCGTGGATCGTGGAGATTCCCGCCGTCTTCTTCCTGGGGCTCTGGTTCGCCCTGCAGTTCCTCTTCGGCCTCGCGGGATCGGTCGGCAGGGGCGGCGGCGAAGGCGTGGCCTTCTGGGCGCACGTGGGCGGCTTCGCCGCGGGCATGGCGCTGATCAAGTTGTTCGCGCTGCGCGACCGCTGCGTGTACTGCTACAACCGCGATTCGCGGCGCTACGAGCGCGGGAGCTGAGGGCGGGCGGAGAAAAATCGGGACAATCGCGCCGCGCGCCTTGCCAAGCCGGAAAAAGTGCCCATAGTGAAGATTTGGGGTTGAAGCCCGGGGCGCGACAGGATATCGCCCCAGGACTTCCCCTTTTCCCCCGTTTTCCGTTTCCGCAGACGAGAGAGGAACACATGCTGCATATCGAGAACCTGCACGTGAAGATCGGTGAACGGGAGGTGCTGAAGGGCATCGACCTGCACATCGGACCGGGCGAGACCTTCATCCTCTTCGGCCCCAACGGCTCGGGCAAGACCAGCCTGCTGATGACCCTCATGGGCTTCGGCAACTACGAGATCACCGGGGGCCGCATCATCTTCAAGGGCGTGGACGTGACCCATGCCCCCACCCACGAGCGCGCCCGCCTGGGTCTCGGCATGTCGTTCCAGCGCCCCCCAACCATCCACGGCCTGCCCATCCACCACCTGGTGCGCATGTGCGCCCGCGGCCGCGAGGTCGACGTGGAAGACATGGCCAAGCGCGTGAACTTCGACCAGTTCCTGGAGCGCGACGTGAACGCCGGCTTCTCCGGCGGCGAGATAAAGCGCAGCGAGCTTTTGCAGCTCATGGCCCAGCAGCCTTCCCTGGTGCTCTTCGACGAGCCCGAGTCCGGCGTGGACCTGGAGAACATGGCGCTCATCGGCCGCGTGGTGCGCGAGCTGCTGCAGGGCGAGGACAAGCCCCGTCCCGACCGGAATCCGGAAGAGGTCAAGCGCGTGCGCGAGACCTCGGGCCTGATCATCACCCACACCGGCTACATCCTCGACTACATCAACGCCGACCGGGGCCAGGTGCTCTACAACGGCGTGCTCTGCTGCGAGGCGAGGCCGCGCGACATCCTCGAGCACGTGCGCAAGTTCGGCTACCAGGAGTGTGTGCGCTGCCTGGACAACTCCCTGGTCGAGCGCCTCCCCTAGCGGGGCCATCACAGAAGGAGCCGAAAATGAAGCCCATAAAGCTCGACAACTTCGAATTCACCGGCCACGAGGCCGCCAAGCTCGGCGACCTGCGGAGCCTCGACGAACACGACAAGGAGACGCTCCTGATGTCCGGCGTGGACGTGGAGGAGCAGGGCCGCAGCGGCAGCTTCCTGCACATGGACCACTCCGGCGCCTACTGTCATACCTCCCGTCCCGGCGTGGAGATCATGGACATCAAGGATGCCTTGAAGAAATACGACGGCCTGCCGGAATACTTCTGGAAGCTCATCGATCCCGAGAAGGACGAGGCCACGAAGAAGGCCAACGAGTACCTGCACGGCGGCTACTTCATCCGCGCCGAGAAGGGCGCCAAGATCGAGGAGCCGGTCCAGTCCTGCCTGTTCATCAAGGCCAACAAGGCCGGGCAGTCCGTGCACAACATCGTCATCGTGGAAGAGGGCGCCGAGCTGCACATCATCACCGGCTGCGCCGTCTCCAAGCATACCCAGGAAAGCGCCCACATCGGCATCTCCGAGTTCTACGTGAAGAAGGGCGGCAAGCTGACCTTCACCATGATCCACAACTGGGGCGAGAACGTCTCGGTGGTGCCCCGCTCCGCGGGCTACGTGGAGGAGGGCGGGCAGTTCCTGAACAACTACGTGCTCATGAAGCCCGTGAAATACCTCCAGATGTACCCGTCGATCACGCTCGGCGGCAAGGGCGCCGTGGCGCGCTTCAACTCCGTGGTCGTGGCGCCCAAGGGCTCCTACCTGGACATGGGCAACCGCGTGATCATGGACGCGCCCGAGACGCGCTGCGAGATCATCGCCCGGACCATCGCCTCGGGCGGCACGATCATCAACCGCGGCCACATCCAGGGCAACGCCGTCCCGGCCAAGGGGCACCTGGAGTGCAAGGGCCTCATCCTCGGCGGCGGCGTGATCCACGCCATCCCGGAGCTCGAGGGCACGGTTGAGGGCGTGGAGCTCTCGCACGAGGCCGCGGTGGGCAAGATCGCCCAGGAGGAGATCGAGTACCTCACCGCGCGCGGACTGGACGAGGAGGAGGCCTCCTCGACCATCGTGCGCGGCTTCCTGAACGTGGACATCATGGGCCTGCCGGACAAGCTGCGCGAGGTCCTGGACAAGACCATCTCCGAGTCGGAGAAAGATATGTTTTAGGTCAGGCCGTTGAAAACGCGGCATCTGCTGCGTTGCTGCGAAAAGCCCAGACCCTCGCGTAGGCGGACTACGCGTCGGGCCTGGGCTTTTCTTGCGCCTTGCATCTGCCGCGTTTTGAGCGGCCTGAATTGGGAGGGGGTTTTGAGGGCCGGGGGTGGATGCCTCCGGCCCTTTCGTTTGCGCAGGGCGGTTGACGGCGGCTTGGCTATCGCTTATCGTCGAAATACGATGAATACGAACGAGATCATCCGGACCATGCAGGCTGTCCCGCGGGCGGACGCTGCAGCGGCTTTGCCGCCGCTCGACGACGAGGCCTTCGCGCGCATCGCCAAGGCGCTGGGCCATCCGGCGCGCGTGGCCATCGTGCGCCATCTGGTGGCGGAGGGCAGGTGCGTGTGCGGCCGTATCGTGGACATCCTGCCCCTGGCCCAGTCCACGGTCAGCCAGCACCTGAAGGTCCTCAAGGAGGCCGGGGTGTTGCTCGGCGAGGTGGAGGGGCCGCGCATCTGCTACTGCGTGGACCGCGACCTGCTGGCCCGTTTCGCGGCCTGTGCCGCTGCGTTTCCGCTGCGTCCGGACGAATATCCGGGCGGATCGCCGGACGATGCACCGCAGCAGGGGAGAAGGGAATGAAGCCTCTGACCATCGAACCGTTTCAGGAGCAGTGCCAGGGGACGGACTCTCCATCCGTCGGCGTGCCAGGGCTCTCGGACTTCCGGGAGAGCGGAGGGGCATGCGCCTGTTCCGGAGGGTGTACGCCTGAACTTGACGTGCGTGCGCCTCAACCGGACGCGGCGCCCTGCTGAGGACCCAAGACGGAACTGCCGCCGGAGGCGGCAGGAGAGCGTCCCGGGTTGCGCGCCTGGCCGTTCGTCGAGGGCTGGATCGAGACCCCGGCGGGGC is a window encoding:
- a CDS encoding ABC transporter ATP-binding protein: MLHIENLHVKIGEREVLKGIDLHIGPGETFILFGPNGSGKTSLLMTLMGFGNYEITGGRIIFKGVDVTHAPTHERARLGLGMSFQRPPTIHGLPIHHLVRMCARGREVDVEDMAKRVNFDQFLERDVNAGFSGGEIKRSELLQLMAQQPSLVLFDEPESGVDLENMALIGRVVRELLQGEDKPRPDRNPEEVKRVRETSGLIITHTGYILDYINADRGQVLYNGVLCCEARPRDILEHVRKFGYQECVRCLDNSLVERLP
- a CDS encoding helix-turn-helix transcriptional regulator encodes the protein MNTNEIIRTMQAVPRADAAAALPPLDDEAFARIAKALGHPARVAIVRHLVAEGRCVCGRIVDILPLAQSTVSQHLKVLKEAGVLLGEVEGPRICYCVDRDLLARFAACAAAFPLRPDEYPGGSPDDAPQQGRRE
- a CDS encoding SufD family Fe-S cluster assembly protein, translating into MKPIKLDNFEFTGHEAAKLGDLRSLDEHDKETLLMSGVDVEEQGRSGSFLHMDHSGAYCHTSRPGVEIMDIKDALKKYDGLPEYFWKLIDPEKDEATKKANEYLHGGYFIRAEKGAKIEEPVQSCLFIKANKAGQSVHNIVIVEEGAELHIITGCAVSKHTQESAHIGISEFYVKKGGKLTFTMIHNWGENVSVVPRSAGYVEEGGQFLNNYVLMKPVKYLQMYPSITLGGKGAVARFNSVVVAPKGSYLDMGNRVIMDAPETRCEIIARTIASGGTIINRGHIQGNAVPAKGHLECKGLILGGGVIHAIPELEGTVEGVELSHEAAVGKIAQEEIEYLTARGLDEEEASSTIVRGFLNVDIMGLPDKLREVLDKTISESEKDMF
- a CDS encoding rhomboid family intramembrane serine protease encodes the protein MIPLRDSIPNLKPPFAAWTILALNVLVFLGELSLPRPVLFDVMHVFGLVPARYLGAHSVMYTTSAAFEALPFLTHMFLHSGWMHLLLNMWSLWIFADNVEDAMGPLRFVVFYLVCGLCAVGTHMLFFPGSTVPVIGASGAIAGVMGAYFVLYPHSRVLTLIPIFIFPWIVEIPAVFFLGLWFALQFLFGLAGSVGRGGGEGVAFWAHVGGFAAGMALIKLFALRDRCVYCYNRDSRRYERGS